The proteins below come from a single Drosophila suzukii chromosome X, CBGP_Dsuzu_IsoJpt1.0, whole genome shotgun sequence genomic window:
- the LOC108019059 gene encoding NCK-interacting protein with SH3 domain isoform X2, translated as MLKALYDFQAVYPKTISFDEGEYFILYQTSARQRNWWQVVSMKGNIGFVPSNYVMKIKVEHDFLISFLNSSIESLEKCTDHEINGIMSKDELLDRLREKKHTMERLYAESSERDGDSSLSYSQSYSDKGSHRHSHPHPTQSQTQLHSQHRQHSPPPSGSGGGPQRLDMSKKSMSSPAVGSSCGALQNQGMIESPSMGSMQFQGSSCTIQTPQQQQPLPAPPAPAPSSSPSPAPATPTAAAPSKAAAGGDVAQDNSITSEPSETTTTTTTTSEDVVTTYKETSQMSTSQQNKPANGSTASASISASASASALRSSGGNGHGNGNGSTAALHQELQQEEADSAPDKSDDASAVPSDDGCQANGDSADNSQALDSIDSPSHRQRGLSLGRIEEGATGGGQLKVESSDVYQIVDALRRNTNLSFDLSCEALRVVLTSLEQLYNGAINPYLEAVAVHVTGKVATPKELLGITHDAKRLQYLFAQLADCKNDTEQRTWMLYEDEEDIIQFLEELVEILINADESISCYEMSCDQYQMFINLVQYYQMETRWSIKRLLLKTFTAACHLDYIIVDILLTSVLPLEIVEDMKTHFSNLDRFKQLVKMLTIIFSLGQPMPVNHQDYLGVHFASFLLEIVEGNNPELLVDMVIALILAFNQQFSEHTFNVIIEGMQNLPSAKVFTEKLLLLLNREDDPTRLLKHPNEHMNTVLRMFIDIFSHSDTAGMFYTNDIKVLIDIVVRQLSDLDAGSSTRPCYLELCRRILRNTNYQEHQHRKHDLMKIFTRIFCEETECSASDQQLVREIANEFPQLFKA; from the exons ATGCTGAAGGCCCTGTACGACTTCCAGGCGGTCTATCCCAAGACCATTAGCTTCGATGAGGGCGAGTACTTCATCCTGTACCAGACATCCGCCCGCCAGCGCAATTGGTGGCAAGTGGTCAGCATGAAGGGCAACATTGGCTTTGTGCCCTCCAATTACGTAATGAAGATTAAG GTGGAGCACGACTTTCTCATCAGCTTTCTGAACTCCTCAATAGAATCGCTGGAGAAGTGCACGGATCATGAGATCAATGGCATCATGTCCAAGGACGAACTGCTGGACAGGCTGCGCGAGAAGAAGCACACCATGGAGCGACTCTATGCG GAGAGTTCCGAGCGCGATGGCGACTCCTCGCTGTCCTATTCGCAGAGCTACAGTGACAAGGGCAGCCACCGGCACTCGCATCCCCATCCCACCCAATCCCAGACGCAGCTCCATTCCCAGCACCGCCAGCACAGTCCACCGCCCAGCGGCAGTGGTGGTGGCCCCCAGCGCCTGGACATGAGCAAGAAAAGCATGTCCAGTCCGGCGGTGGGCTCTTCATGTGGTGCGCTCCAAAATCAGGGCATGATTGAATCGCCCAGCATGGGCAGCATGCAGTTCCAGGGCAGCAGCTGCACCATCCAGacgccgcagcagcaacagccgCTACCAGCACCGCCAGCACCAGCTccatcatcatcaccatcgCCAGCTCCAGCCACGCCCACGGCGGCCGCACCGAGCAAAGCAGCCGCCGGCGGGGATGTGGCGCAGGACAATAGCATTACGTCGGAGCCGTCGGAGACGACAACGACCACTACGACGACCAGCGAGGATGTGGTCACCACATACAAGGAGACCAGCCAGATGAGCACCAGCCAGCAGAACAAGCCTGCGAATGGCAGCACTGCCTCAGCATCCATTTCCGCATCCGCCTCGGCTTCGGCTTTGCGCAGCAGCGGCGGGAATGGCCATGGCAATGGCAACGGAAGTACGGCGGCCCTGCACCAGGAGCTGCAGCAGGAGGAGGCGGACAGTGCGCCGGACAAGTCGGACGATGCCAGCGCCGTGCCGAGTGATGATGGTTGCCAGGCCAATGGGGATAGTGCGGATAATAGTCAGGCGCTGGACAGCATCGATAGCCCGTCGCATCGGCAGCGCGGTCTCAGTCTGGGCAGGATCGAGGAGGGAGCCACGGGTGGGGGTCAGCTGAAGGTTGAGTCCTCCGACGTCTATCAGATTGTGGACGCACTGCGTCGGAACACTAACCTCAGCTTCGATCTCTCCTGCGAGGCGTTGCGCGTGGTGCTGACCAGCCTGGAGCAGCTTTACAATGGGGCCATCAATCCGTACCTGGAGGCAGTGGCTGTCCATGTCACCGGTAAGGTGGCCACGCCCAAGGAACTGCTGGGCATCACGCACGACGCCAAGCGGCTGCAGTACCTCTTCGCCCAGCTGGCCGACTGCAAGAACGACACGGAGCAGCGCACCTGGATGCTCTACGAGGACGAGGAGGACATCATTCAGTTCCTTGAGGAGCTCGTCGAGATTCTG ATCAACGCTGATGAGAGCATTAGTTGCTACGAGATGTCCTGCGATCAGTACCAGATGTTCATCAACCTGGTGCAATACTATCAGATGGAGACGCGCTGGTCCATCAAGCGACTGCTGCTCAAGACCTTCACAGCCGCTTGCCATCTGGACTACATCATTGTGGACATACTGCTGACCTCGGTGCTGCCGCTGGAGATT GTGGAGGACATGAAGACGCACTTCTCCAATCTGGATCGCTTCAAGCAGCTGGTCAAGATGCTGACCATCATCTTCTCACTTGGGCAGCCCATGCCAGTTAATCATCAGG ACTATTTGGGTGTTCACTTTGCCAGCTTTCTGCTGGAAATTGTCGAGGGAAATAATCCAGAGCTCCTGGTGGATATGGTTATTGCCTTGATATTGGCCTTTAACCAGCAATTCAGTGAACACACCTTTAATGTTATCATCGAGGGTATGCAGAATCTGCCCTCCGCCAAGGTGTTCACGGAGAAACTACTGCTACTGCTCAATCGAGAAG ATGATCCAACCCGCTTGCTAAAGCATCCTAACGAGCACATGAACACGGTGCTGCGAATGTTTATCGACATATTCAGCCATTCGGACACGGCGGGTATGTTCTACACGAACGACATCAAGGTGCTCATTGATATAGTGGTTCGCCAGCTCTCCGATTTGGATGCCGGCAGTTCG ACGCGACCCTGCTACTTGGAGCTGTGCCGACGCATCCTGCGCAACACGAATTACCAGGAGCACCAGCACCGCAAGCACGATCTCATGAAGATCTTCACGCGCATCTTCTGCGAGGAGACCGAGTGCAGTGCCTCCGATCAGCAGCTGGTGCGGGAAATAGCCAACGAGTTCCCACAGCTGTTCAAGGCCTAA
- the LOC108019059 gene encoding NCK-interacting protein with SH3 domain isoform X1 gives MATAEAASAEGAGASGPSGAAGGGGGGSSDIGLGIGIGIEMLKALYDFQAVYPKTISFDEGEYFILYQTSARQRNWWQVVSMKGNIGFVPSNYVMKIKVEHDFLISFLNSSIESLEKCTDHEINGIMSKDELLDRLREKKHTMERLYAESSERDGDSSLSYSQSYSDKGSHRHSHPHPTQSQTQLHSQHRQHSPPPSGSGGGPQRLDMSKKSMSSPAVGSSCGALQNQGMIESPSMGSMQFQGSSCTIQTPQQQQPLPAPPAPAPSSSPSPAPATPTAAAPSKAAAGGDVAQDNSITSEPSETTTTTTTTSEDVVTTYKETSQMSTSQQNKPANGSTASASISASASASALRSSGGNGHGNGNGSTAALHQELQQEEADSAPDKSDDASAVPSDDGCQANGDSADNSQALDSIDSPSHRQRGLSLGRIEEGATGGGQLKVESSDVYQIVDALRRNTNLSFDLSCEALRVVLTSLEQLYNGAINPYLEAVAVHVTGKVATPKELLGITHDAKRLQYLFAQLADCKNDTEQRTWMLYEDEEDIIQFLEELVEILINADESISCYEMSCDQYQMFINLVQYYQMETRWSIKRLLLKTFTAACHLDYIIVDILLTSVLPLEIVEDMKTHFSNLDRFKQLVKMLTIIFSLGQPMPVNHQDYLGVHFASFLLEIVEGNNPELLVDMVIALILAFNQQFSEHTFNVIIEGMQNLPSAKVFTEKLLLLLNREDDPTRLLKHPNEHMNTVLRMFIDIFSHSDTAGMFYTNDIKVLIDIVVRQLSDLDAGSSTRPCYLELCRRILRNTNYQEHQHRKHDLMKIFTRIFCEETECSASDQQLVREIANEFPQLFKA, from the exons ATGG CGACAGCAGAGGCAGCATCAGCAGAAGGAGCAGGAGCAAGTGGCCCCAGTGGAgcagcaggaggaggaggaggtggcaGCAGTGACATCGGTTTGGGCATCGGCATAGGCATCGAGATGCTGAAGGCCCTGTACGACTTCCAGGCGGTCTATCCCAAGACCATTAGCTTCGATGAGGGCGAGTACTTCATCCTGTACCAGACATCCGCCCGCCAGCGCAATTGGTGGCAAGTGGTCAGCATGAAGGGCAACATTGGCTTTGTGCCCTCCAATTACGTAATGAAGATTAAG GTGGAGCACGACTTTCTCATCAGCTTTCTGAACTCCTCAATAGAATCGCTGGAGAAGTGCACGGATCATGAGATCAATGGCATCATGTCCAAGGACGAACTGCTGGACAGGCTGCGCGAGAAGAAGCACACCATGGAGCGACTCTATGCG GAGAGTTCCGAGCGCGATGGCGACTCCTCGCTGTCCTATTCGCAGAGCTACAGTGACAAGGGCAGCCACCGGCACTCGCATCCCCATCCCACCCAATCCCAGACGCAGCTCCATTCCCAGCACCGCCAGCACAGTCCACCGCCCAGCGGCAGTGGTGGTGGCCCCCAGCGCCTGGACATGAGCAAGAAAAGCATGTCCAGTCCGGCGGTGGGCTCTTCATGTGGTGCGCTCCAAAATCAGGGCATGATTGAATCGCCCAGCATGGGCAGCATGCAGTTCCAGGGCAGCAGCTGCACCATCCAGacgccgcagcagcaacagccgCTACCAGCACCGCCAGCACCAGCTccatcatcatcaccatcgCCAGCTCCAGCCACGCCCACGGCGGCCGCACCGAGCAAAGCAGCCGCCGGCGGGGATGTGGCGCAGGACAATAGCATTACGTCGGAGCCGTCGGAGACGACAACGACCACTACGACGACCAGCGAGGATGTGGTCACCACATACAAGGAGACCAGCCAGATGAGCACCAGCCAGCAGAACAAGCCTGCGAATGGCAGCACTGCCTCAGCATCCATTTCCGCATCCGCCTCGGCTTCGGCTTTGCGCAGCAGCGGCGGGAATGGCCATGGCAATGGCAACGGAAGTACGGCGGCCCTGCACCAGGAGCTGCAGCAGGAGGAGGCGGACAGTGCGCCGGACAAGTCGGACGATGCCAGCGCCGTGCCGAGTGATGATGGTTGCCAGGCCAATGGGGATAGTGCGGATAATAGTCAGGCGCTGGACAGCATCGATAGCCCGTCGCATCGGCAGCGCGGTCTCAGTCTGGGCAGGATCGAGGAGGGAGCCACGGGTGGGGGTCAGCTGAAGGTTGAGTCCTCCGACGTCTATCAGATTGTGGACGCACTGCGTCGGAACACTAACCTCAGCTTCGATCTCTCCTGCGAGGCGTTGCGCGTGGTGCTGACCAGCCTGGAGCAGCTTTACAATGGGGCCATCAATCCGTACCTGGAGGCAGTGGCTGTCCATGTCACCGGTAAGGTGGCCACGCCCAAGGAACTGCTGGGCATCACGCACGACGCCAAGCGGCTGCAGTACCTCTTCGCCCAGCTGGCCGACTGCAAGAACGACACGGAGCAGCGCACCTGGATGCTCTACGAGGACGAGGAGGACATCATTCAGTTCCTTGAGGAGCTCGTCGAGATTCTG ATCAACGCTGATGAGAGCATTAGTTGCTACGAGATGTCCTGCGATCAGTACCAGATGTTCATCAACCTGGTGCAATACTATCAGATGGAGACGCGCTGGTCCATCAAGCGACTGCTGCTCAAGACCTTCACAGCCGCTTGCCATCTGGACTACATCATTGTGGACATACTGCTGACCTCGGTGCTGCCGCTGGAGATT GTGGAGGACATGAAGACGCACTTCTCCAATCTGGATCGCTTCAAGCAGCTGGTCAAGATGCTGACCATCATCTTCTCACTTGGGCAGCCCATGCCAGTTAATCATCAGG ACTATTTGGGTGTTCACTTTGCCAGCTTTCTGCTGGAAATTGTCGAGGGAAATAATCCAGAGCTCCTGGTGGATATGGTTATTGCCTTGATATTGGCCTTTAACCAGCAATTCAGTGAACACACCTTTAATGTTATCATCGAGGGTATGCAGAATCTGCCCTCCGCCAAGGTGTTCACGGAGAAACTACTGCTACTGCTCAATCGAGAAG ATGATCCAACCCGCTTGCTAAAGCATCCTAACGAGCACATGAACACGGTGCTGCGAATGTTTATCGACATATTCAGCCATTCGGACACGGCGGGTATGTTCTACACGAACGACATCAAGGTGCTCATTGATATAGTGGTTCGCCAGCTCTCCGATTTGGATGCCGGCAGTTCG ACGCGACCCTGCTACTTGGAGCTGTGCCGACGCATCCTGCGCAACACGAATTACCAGGAGCACCAGCACCGCAAGCACGATCTCATGAAGATCTTCACGCGCATCTTCTGCGAGGAGACCGAGTGCAGTGCCTCCGATCAGCAGCTGGTGCGGGAAATAGCCAACGAGTTCCCACAGCTGTTCAAGGCCTAA
- the UbcE2H gene encoding ubiquitin-conjugating enzyme E2 H: protein MSSPSAGKRRMDNDVIKLIESKHEVTILGGLNEFHVKFFGPTETPYEGGVWKVRVYLPDNYPFKSPSIGFVNKIYHPNIDESSGTVCLDVINQAWTALYDLSNIFESFLPQLLTYPNPVDPLNRDAAALYLHEPEEYHRKVADYVQRYATEDALRAAQQERESSDSESSMSDYSEDEARDMEL from the coding sequence ATGTCCTCGCCCAGTGCCGGAAAGCGACGCATGGACAACGATGTGATCAAGCTGATCGAATCGAAGCACGAGGTGACCATCCTGGGAGGCCTGAACGAGTTCCACGTCAAGTTCTTCGGACCAACGGAGACGCCCTACGAGGGCGGCGTGTGGAAGGTGCGCGTCTACCTGCCCGACAACTATCCCTTCAAATCGCCGAGCATCGGTTTTGTGAACAAGATCTACCATCCCAATATTGACGAATCCTCCGGCACTGTGTGCCTGGATGTGATCAATCAGGCCTGGACGGCGTTGTACGATTTGTCGAACATTTTCGAATCGTTCTTGCCGCAACTGCTCACATATCCCAATCCGGTCGATCCGCTCAATCGGGATGCGGCCGCATTGTACCTGCACGAGCCGGAGGAGTACCATCGCAAGGTGGCCGACTATGTGCAGCGGTATGCCACCGAGGATGCGCTGCGGGCGGCGCAGCAGGAGCGGGAGAGCAGCGACAGCGAGTCGAGCATGTCCGACTACAGTGAGGATGAGGCCAGGGACATGGAGTTATAA
- the LOC108019061 gene encoding calaxin produces the protein MGKAGAGKGRSPTPTPSRQDGGATTGGGGGGGGGGGAAAPTATGGTTGAGRSTLHANKTILKTVSVFLASGKRNSSNQQSKAAAAALQNKRQQRQRRMDELSGKVNPKLLDSLRKKTRFTKDELDALCRIYRKLVSNCQYAAKTLASSSSSAAIAKPHAAVEGIDRIVFRELLHSTFDIVTEEILMERIFCSWDKAHEGLPLRLEGWLIGLSTFLRGTPAERAAFCFRVYDLNTDGFITKDEMFTLLRNCLIKQPQDEDPDEGVKDLVEIVLKKFDLDKDGKVSLEDFMGTVTAEPLLIEAFGQCLPTDSAVVSFFSTLQV, from the exons Atgg GCAAGGCGGGCGCCGGCAAGGGTCGTTCGCCAACACCGACACCCAGTCGTCAGGATGGTGGGGCAACCACcggcggtggtggtggtggtggtggtggtggtggtgcagcGGCACCCACAGCAACTGGAGGCACCACTGGCGCCGGCAGATCCACACTACATGCCAACAAAACGATACTGAAAACGGTATCCGTGTTCCTTGCCAGCGGCAAGCGCAACTCGAGTAACCAACAGTCGAAGGCCGCCGCGGCTGCCTTGCAGAACAAACGGCAACAGCGGCAACGGAGGATGGATGAGCTGAGCGGCAAAGTGAATCCCAAGCTGCTGGACAGCCTACGAAAGAAGACCCGCTTCACCAA GGACGAGCTGGATGCCTTGTGCCGCATCTATCGCAAACTGGTGTCCAATTGTCAATATGCCGCAAAGACTTTGGCCTCCAGCTCCTCGAGTGCAGCGATTGCTAAGCCACATGCCGCTGTGGAG GGAATCGATCGCATTGTGTTCCGTGAGCTATTGCACAGCACCTTTGACATCGTCACCGAGGAAATCCTGATGGAGCGCATCTTTTGCAGCTGGGACAAGGCCCACGAGGGTTTGCCCCTTCGCCTTGAGGGTTGGCTCATTGGACTTTCAACATTTCTAAGAGGCACTCCAGCGGAAAGGGCTGCCTTTTGCTTTCGGGTCTACGACCTTAACACTGATGGTTTCATTACCAAGGATGAGATGTTCACGCTGTTAAGAAACTGCCTGATAAAACAGCCACAGGACGAAGATCCGGACGAGGGCGTCAAGGATCTGGTGGAGATTGTGCTCAAGAAGTTCGACCTGGATAAGGATGGCAAG GTATCCCTGGAGGACTTCATGGGCACCGTCACAGCCGAGCCGTTGTTAATCGAGGCCTTTGGTCAGTGTCTTCCCACGGACAGCGCCGTGGTTTCGTTCTTCTCAACGCTGCAGGTGTGA
- the Gclc gene encoding glutamate--cysteine ligase has protein sequence MGLLSEGSPLSWEETKALADHVREHGVNQFINLYHRLKDRQGDILKWGDEVEYIIVKFDDEQQVARVALRAQDLLAELNEKELADPKGVKSLWRPEYGAYMIEGTPGKPFGGLMAHFNLVEANMRYRREEVTELLAKDECVMSITNFPRLGAPNFTYPLAQPRPEDPLSSARSLYFPDEAIFPGHPRFKTLTRNIRKRRGEKVSIKLKVFKDTKTKLPVEGAPPGEPDVVLLDAMGFGMGCCCLQLTFQACNITEARRLYDQLAPLCPIMLALTAASPIYRGYLTESDCRWNVISSSVDCRTEEERGLVPLDKQKFRIAKSRYDSIDSYLSPEGAKYNDVPLTYDETVYQRLIEGGIDHLLAQHVAHLFIRDTVSLFSEKVHQNDNEDTDHFENIQSTNWQTMRFKPPPPNSSIGWRVEFRPCEAQISDFENAAIVCFVVLLTRVILSYQLNFLTPISKVDENMQTAQKRDACRKEKFWFRKSSKTTEQRAAKAQAQAQAQAQAQAQTNGKNSLNGNGLANGNGSENGDQEEQQPLTNGTAKMNGHGNTNGTTNGTTNGSTNGSTNGSSNGADSDHTDTDDEENELFQLLSINEIFNGKPNVFPGLVPLIRSYLQSMEVDTDTHCTIEQYLRFIEKRAAGELITTATWMREQVLSHPDYKQDSVVSERINYDLLKRIQGIQEGKQVEPALLGQGYHSKTKTKDFIPPALQKQLAKNGCCEEK, from the exons ATGGGTCTACTGAGCGAGGGCAGTCCACTCTCCTGGGAGGAGACCAAGGCACTGGCGGATCACGTCCGTGAGCATGGTGTCAACCAGTTCATCAACCTGTATCACAGACTCAAGGATCGCCAGGGCGACATTCTGAAGTGGGGCGACGAGGTGGAGTACATCATTGTCAAGTTCGATGATGAGCAGCAGGTGGCCCGGGTGGCCCTGCGTGCCCAGGACTTGCTGGCCGAGCTGAATGAGAAGGAGCTGGCCGATCCCAAGGGCGTCAAGTCGTTGTGGCGTCCGGAATACGGAGCCTATATGATTGAGGGCACACCCGGCAAACCCTTTGGCGGTCTGATGGCCCACTTCAATCTGGTGGAGGCGAATATGCGCTATCGTCGCGAGGAGGTCACCGAACTGCTGGCCAAGGATGAGTGCGTCATGTCCATCACGAATTTCCCGCGCCTGGGCGCCCCAAATTTCACTTATCCACTGGCCCAGCCACGTCCCGAGGATCCACTTAGTTCGGCCCGCTCGCTCTACTTTCCGGATGAGGCCATCTTTCCGGGTCATCCGCGCTTCAAGACCCTCACCCGTAACATTCGCAAGCGACGCGGCGAGAAGGTGTCCATCAAGCTGAAGG TTTTCAAGGACACGAAGACCAAGCTGCCGGTGGAGGGTGCCCCGCCTGGTGAGCCGGATGTGGTCCTCTTGGACGCCATGGGCTTCGGCATGGGCTGCTGCTGCCTGCAGCTGACCTTCCAGGCCTGCAACATCACGGAGGCGCGACGTCTCTACGATCAGCTGGCTCCCCTGTGCCCCATCATGTTGGCCCTGACGGCCGCTTCGCCCATTTACCGGGGCTACCTTACCGAGTCGGATTGCCGCTGGAATGTGATCAGCTCGTCGGTGGATTGCCGCACAGAAGAGGAACGCGGCCTGGTGCCGTTGGATAAGCAAAAGTTCCGGATTGCCAAGTCGCGATACGATTCCATCGACTCCTATTTGTCGCCCGAGGGAGCCAAATACAACGATGTGCCGCTCACCTACGATGAGACGGTGTATCAGCGTCTAATTGAGGGCGGTATCGATCATCTGCTGGCCCAGCATGTGGCCCATTTGTTTATCCGCGACACGGTATCGCTGTTCAGCGAGAAGGTGCACCAGAACGACAACGAGGATACCGATCATTTCGAGAACATCCAGTCGACCAACTGGCAGACCATGCGCTTCAAGCCGCCGCCACCGAATAGCTCGATTGGCTGGCGTGTGGAGTTCCGACCGTGCGAGGCTCAGATCAGTGACTTCGAGAATGCGGCCATCGTTTGCTTCGTGGTGCTGCTCACCCGGGTGATCCTCTCCTACCAGCTGAACTTCCTCACGCCGATCAGCAAGGTGGACGAGAACATGCAGACCGCACAGAAGCGGGATGCCTGTCGCAAGGAGAAGTTTTGGTTCCGTAAATCCTCAAAGACCACCGAACAAAGGGCGGCCAAGGCGCAGGCTCAGGCCCAAGCTCAAGCTCAGGCTCAGGCCCAGACGAATGGCAAGAACAGCTTGAATGGCAATGGACTGGCCAATGGAAATGGCAGCGAGAATGGCGAccaggaggagcagcagcctCTGACCAATGGTACGGCCAAGATGAACGGACATGGCAACACCAATGGCACCACCAACGGCACCACCAATGGATCCACCAATGGCTCCACCAATGGCTCCTCCAATGGCGCAGATAGCGATCACACCGACACCGATGACGAGGAGAACGAGCTGTTCCAGCTGCTGTCCATCAATGAGATTTTCAATGGCAAG CCCAACGTGTTTCCCGGTCTGGTGCCATTGATTCGCAGCTATTTGCAGTCCATGGAGGTGGACACCGATACACACTGCACCATTGAACAGTATCTGCGCTTTATTGAGAAGCGTGCCGCCGGCGAGCTGATCACCACGGCCACCTGGATGCGTGAGCAGGTGCTCAGTCACCCGGATTATAA GCAAGATTCCGTTGTGAGCGAGCGCATCAATTACGATCTGCTGAAGCGCATCCAGGGCATTCAGGAGGGCAAGCAGGTGGAGCCGGCGCTGCTCGGCCAAGGCTATCATTCCAAGACGAAGACGAAAGACTTCATTCCGCCGGCGCTGCAGAAGCAGCTGGCCAAGAACGGCTGCTGTGAGGAGAAATGA
- the Ldsdh1 gene encoding 17-beta-hydroxysteroid dehydrogenase 13 has product MSKVSQSADNGNANSNDIYNIVLLVVDIVLLIVKFWIAIFEAIVGLFRPAPLEEVNGKVVLITGTGHGMGKQMALQYAKLGATILCWDVNEQTNNQTVKEIKANGGKAHGYVCNVTKREELIELAQKVRKEHGFVHVVVNNAGIMPCHPLLEHTESEIRLMYDINVLSHYWIIQSFLPDMIERNEGSIVALSSCAGLFGLINLVPYCGTKFAVRGYMAALAEELRQKNPNNNVKLTTIFPYMIDTGLCKNPRYRFPKLFKLISPEVAAGSIIEAQRQGLEEAAIPRHFVTIEKIGRLIPRKAMRLVNDFLDTGVDTDKE; this is encoded by the exons ATGTCAAAAGTGTCGCAAAG tgCTGACAATGGCAATGCCAACAGCAATGACATCTACAATATCGTCTTGCTGGTGGTGGACATCGTGCTGCTGATCGTCAAGTTCTGGATCGCCATCTTCGAGGCCATCGTGGGACTATTCCGACCGGCGCCCCTCGAGGAGGTCAACGGCAAGGTGGTCCTGATCACCGGAACTGGCCACGGAATGGGCAAGCAGATGGCCCTGCAGTATGCCAAGTTGGGTGCCACCATCCTGTGCTGGGATGTTAACGAGCAGACCAACAACCAGACCGTCAAGGAGATCAAGGCGAATGGAGGCAAGGCCCACGGATATGTGTGCAATGTTACCAAGCGTGAGGAGCTGATTGAATTGGCCCAGAAGGTGCGCAAGGAGCACGGTTTCGTCCATGTGGTGGTCAACAATGCCGGCATCATGCCCTGCCATCCACTGTTGGAGCACACCGAGTCCGAGATTCGCCTGATGTACGACATCAACGTGCTCTCCCACTACTGG ATCATCCAGTCCTTCCTGCCCGATATGATTGAGCGCAACGAGGGCAGCATTGTGGCCTTATCTTCCTGCGCCGGACTCTTTGGACTGATCAACCTGGTGCCCTATTGTGGCACCAAGTTCGCCGTTCGCGGCTACATGGCCGCCCTCGCCGAGGAGCTGCGTCAGAAGAACCCCAATAACAAT GTCAAGCTGACCACCATCTTTCCCTACATGATCGACACGGGTCTGTGCAAGAACCCCCGCTACCGGTTCCCCAAGCTGTTCAAGCTGATCTCCCCCGAGGTGGCCGCCGGTTCGATTATCGAGGCCCAACGACAGGGATTGGAGGAGGCCGCGATTCCCCGCCATTTCGTGACCATTGAGAAGATCGGTCGCCTGATTCCCCGCAAGGCCATGCGGTTGGTGAATGACTTCCTCGACACGGGAGTTGATACCGATAAGGAGTAG